TGTAGCTTAATTCAAATATTAAGGACTGTGTGAGCTCTTCTAAGTAACATGGCTAAAAAACCTGTTTGCTTTGTTTCCTTCTAGGATTTGAAAAGGTTCCTGTATAAAAAACTACCAAGGTAAAATACTCATTCTTTTTTATGCCATATTAGCATGTAAATTTATCAGTGTAAAAATGCTCTGCGTAATTTCAAAAACCTCTTGAAATGGTCTTGCTGTTcggactcggagcggttcacaacaacaaaacagtacaaatccaatggttaaaacaatttaaaacccttaatatacaaaacaatCATGCAACCTCTGACACACGAGCCATAGTTTCCCCATCACGGACTTATTGTCTTTCTGGACAGATGACTAAGcgatctctttttatttttttatttttagtgttgAAGGACTTCATGCTATTGTAGTATCAGACAGAGATGGCGTACCAGTAATTAAGGGTAAGGAATGATCAAAGGGGGATAAATTGGTGAATTGTTCCTCTGCACATTGATTACCGCATGCTTGACATTGAACTGTCTGCTGAAGAACGACACACCAACCAAAAGTGAAATGACAAAAGGAAGAAGTTTCATCTTATATCTTACCTCTTACATCTAAGTTTTAGTATGCAGCTTCAGCTTAATTCCAaactggattttttccccctagtaCTGTATAAGCTTCacaagcatatacagtgatcccccgattatcgcgagggttccgttccaagacccctcgcaataatcgatatttcgggatgtagtgatgcggaagtaaaaacaccatctgcgcatgcgcgcccctttttccatggccgcacatgcgcagatggtggagtttgcgtgtgggcggcagggaagaccagggaaggttccttcggccgcccaacagctgatctgctccgcagatggggtttccccgttgcccaggctgcggagcagatcagctgttgggcagccgaaggaaccttccccggtcttccccgccgcccaggcaaaggggaaaccccaagattgcttgccgcttgcccgcccgcctgctcgcttgccgcttgcccgttcgcctgctcgcttgccacttgcccgttcgctcgcccgctcggctgctcgcttgccgcttgcccgttcgcctgctcgcttgccgcttgcccgttcgcctgctcgcttgcccgcctgctcgcttgccgcttgcccgttcgcccgcccgctcggctgctcgcttgccgctcgagagcaagagggggagagatagagaaagagagagaaggaaagaaagagatgagagaaggaggaagagagtgtgagagaggaagaagcaagatagagaaagagagagaaagaaagatgagaaaggaagggagtgacgtcatcgagtggaaaaatcgcgatatagcctttcgcaatgatcgggatcgcgaaactcgggggatcgctGTATCTGCATTAATCATAATTTGGTTACTCCATTCTCGTTGGCCTTTGAGCAGGAAGCGTAATGCCGGTTCATCAGCCATGATGCACTTCCTTAATGTGACTTAGGGAAACTCTGACTTTGAGGAAATCATGTGCCAACTTTTTTTGTGGGTGCTTTGAGCTTGACTAACATTATCTCATGGTCTACGGAGGATGAGTGAAGGCAACTTGTACTAAAAACTAAGCTatacatcagaggtcttcaaggTCTACTTGGTCTGCACTagtattgctactagttttttctcatcattcctatgacccatttcctcccacttatgactgtatggctgtaacttgttgcttgcatccttaagatttttatccattgaaaattttgaatccattgaaaattataaatccattaaaaattgataaaattcttctacagtactaccgtactctattaaagaaactggtaggatatcacatgtagttccagctgagaaacattatagaatgactctttaatgcaaagggtgggttttaaaagtccaaacgtTCCTCTACTtcagtaattttcaaccttttttgagctgcggcacattttttacatttacgaaaccctggggcacattgagaagggcggggggggctaaaaaagtttggccaaaaaaattctctctctctcttcctccctttcactctatttctctctctccctctttctctcccttccttcctctctccatccctctttctttctcttccttccttcttttttgctctctttctctctccctccctacctccctctatgcctttctctctctctccttccctccctctctttctctcttgctttctttctcttgctttccctctcttgctttctttctctcttgttctctttgtctctcgctcgctttctctctcttgctttctctttctttctctctctctctgagcttcgcggcacacttgaccatgtctcacggcacactagtgtgccgcggcacactggttgaaaaacactgctctacttcatggaaattcatttttcactggtggtcttggaacgcatcccccgtgaaaaacaagggatcactgtacatcaaatTTATCTACTAAAGCTTCTtctaaaaagaggaagaagattgTCAGATCTCCCAATTTCTTTTGATTTGTAACTTTAAAAAGTACTGGTTGACTATATATTTAGGATTTTGATCAATAGCCTCTCACAGAGGACTTCAGTGGGTCAGGTTTTGGAGCATACTGATGTAGAAGCCATTATATTCCTTGTTCTTCCTTGCTTTGGCCAGAGTTGTACTGTATTCACGGAAGAGCCAATCCTGATTCCCAAATTTTCTCCAAATGAGTGGGTCATTTTTCAAAAGTCATGCTGAATCTGCACACCCAGAGGGTGCCCAAGTTAGAAAAAACTGAGCTATGTTTTTGGACTGCCAgtatagtgttcccttgattttcgcgggttcgaacttcgcaaaaagaccataccacggtttttcaaagatattaattaaaaaatactttgcgggttttttccctataacacggtttttcccgcccgatgacgtcatatgtcatcgccaaactttcatccgactttaataaatatttttttaataaactttcatAAATAAGCAtgatgagtaatgatctaaatggttgctaagggaatgggagattgtaaatttaggggtttaaagtgtgaagggaaggcttgtgatactgtccatagccaaaaatggtgtacttacttccgcatctctactttgcggaaattcgactttcgcgggcggtctcggaacgcatcccccgcgaaaagcgagggaacactgtactgcttttAAAACTCGCTAGATCTTGTCTGGGGTTTATACTGCTACCCAAGAAGATGCTGCTTTGCTTTTCTGTTTATTCTGTGAACAATTACAAAATGACTTTTTTTTCTAGTTGCCAATGATAATGCTCCCGAGCATGCTCTCCGGCCTGGCTTCTTGTCAACGTTTGCACTCGCTACAGATCAAGGCAGCAAACTTGGGCTTTCCAAAAACAAAAGCATCATCTGTTACTACAACACTTACCAGGTAAGAAATTAGCCAGCGAAGGTTGCTTGTTAAGTGAGAATGCCAACAGGTAAATAAGTGTAAAAATACTGCAAAAAAAAGTTTTGGAACTGGTTCAGTTCAGGTGCTACAGAAAGGCCTGTCCAAAATCTatctataatttaatataatatatgttctgtcaggctctctggtagaatcctcccaaaaattcacaggtacaaatttcagacacaaacattttaaaaaccccattattaatcagacacacatacaaacataccatacataaattgtataggcccgggggagatatctcaattcccccatgcctggcggcaaagttgggttttaaggagtttacggaaggcaaggatggtgggggctggttccagagagtcggggccgccacggagaaggctcttcccctataaAACCCAAATACCAtatttcctcaaaaataagaccctgtgttatatttttgaaccccgtaaataagcacttggccttacctgatttccagctcagtctccctaaccagaggaaatggcaggaACCAGCCGcgcatgcatttaaatatttttggagAGGGCTtgttatcaggggaggtcttattttcagggaaacccaGTAAGTAAACTGACCATAACAAAACGCTGACATCGAATGTTGAAGTTGTATTTCTGTTCTTGTAGGTGGTTCAGTTCAACAAACTTCCGTTGGTAGTGAGCTTTATCGCCAGCAGCAACGCCAATACAGgtatattttccaaattcaaaagTCCGGTCTATTCAGCATTTCAATACTTAAGAGTTAAAGGATACTGCCCGTGCCCATTTTTTAAGCTATatctaatttttgcaaataattttgAATTTAGTCGTTCCTATCATAAGGAGTAACAAACAGGAAAGCCTTGCACCAAAGTTTTCACATATTATCTTCGGTCAACCAAACATTTCCATTTTATTCcaatagaaagagaaattataTCATGCCAGCAGTGATACTTGTGGAACTGCTCCTTACCCAAGTAATACGTTCGTCCTAACACTGTAAAAAGTGAAGTAACTCCCACTTGTGCCAGTTATAGATTCAGTAGTGCCTGTATACAAAATCTTGGGCAAGGGTGGACATCTACGGGCTCTTTACAACCtgcggatttcaactcctagagttcctgagccagcatagagttgattgattgattgattgattggatttgtatgccgcccctctccggagactcggagcggctaacagtaacaataaaacagtgtacaatagtaatctaatactaaaaacgattaaaaaacccattaatataaaaaccagacatacatacatacataccatgcatagaattgtaaaggcctagggggaaagaggatctcagttcccccatgcctggcggcagaggtgggttttaagcagcttacgaaaggcaaggagagtgggggcaatgctaatctttggggggagttggttccagagggccggggccgccacagagaaggctcttcccctgggtcccgccaagcgacattgcttagttgacgggacccggagaaggccaactctgtgggacctaactggtcgctgggattcgtgcagcagaaggctaatctggtccggtgccatgaagggctttataggtcataaccaacactttgaattgtgaccggaaactgattggcaaccaatgcagactgcggagtgttggtgtaacatgggcatatttgggaaagcccatgattgctctcgcagctgcattctaattGTGAGATTGCCCTTCTAAAACAATAGATTAAGATGGAATTTAAATCTTCCcttgcttgctttcattcctgcctgaaagacaaatgttaatCTTTTATATCTCATCTTCTTTGCCTCTCTTTACGTAGGTCTGATTGTAAGCCTGGAAAAAGAGTTGTCTCCTTTGTTTGAAGAGCTGTgccaagtggtggaagtctcatAAACTCAGTAGTTATATCCAGAGCCCAGCAAGTCTTTAATATGAAACAGGGAAAGATTCAGTCAATTTTTCACACTGTATAATGAATGTCTTGGAGGAAATGTCACTTTCTCTTGTTATATGTTAAAAACTGGACTGAAACATAAGGTAAGATTGGGAATAAATGGGCTGTAGCTCTTCCTGTATATCTTAGGTTGCTGGGTGTATTAGTGAGCATAACAACTCCCATGGAGTTAACTTCATGCTAGCCCATATTCCGTAGTACAAAACATTTTTTTGTGTATAATATGCCATCCACAACTTTTTCACTCTACCAGGAATATGTTGTCTTCTCTAGATAAATGAAGACTAGTgcaaatatacatttttcaaatCTTCCTTTGTGCTTAGAAGAACGTCATTTTAGGGGAAATTTACGTTAATACTGCTATGCAATCAATGGTTCTTTGTTTggataacagaattttaaatctCAAGGTAGTTTATTTGTAAACAAGTAGCTACATGCTAGCTGTTTTCACAGTGTTCAAATTAATCAGTGCATTCTCTTTTCTGTATTCTTTGCAAAGCTGATGTTTTGAATACATGTAATTATGGTACTTTGCTGATTTATCTGGCTTTGTATGTTCCTAAGCAAATCTGAATAAAAGGAAGCAGGCAAGATGTACAGTCTGATCATTATCACGGAGTTAGATATTGCAAAGCAACATTATTGCTGTCTTTAATCTCAGTGTGTtgacttatttattgatttatttattaatcagatttgtatgccgcccctctccgtagactcgggacggctaacaacaacaataatacaatgtaaacaaatttaatatttaagttaatttaaaaaacccaatttaagaaaccattcatacatacagacataccatgcataaattttataagcctagggggaagggaaagtctcaattcccccatgcttgacgacagaggtgggttttaaggagcttacgaaaggcaaggagggtgggggcaactctgatatctggggggagtcagttccaaagggtcggggctgccacagagaaggctcttcccctgggtcccgccaaacgacattgtttagtcgacgggacccggagaaggccaactctgtgagacctaactggtcgctgggattcgtgcggcagaaggcggtcccggagatattctggtccggtgccatgaagggctttgtaggtcataaccaacactttgaattgtgaccggaaactgatcggcaaccaatgcagactgcggagtgttggtgtgacatgggcatatttagggaagcccatgattgctctcacagctgcattctgcacgatctgaagtttctgaacatttttcaaaggtagccccatgtagagagcgttacagtagtcgaacctcgaggtgatgagggcatgagtgactgtgagcagtgactcccggtccaaatagggccgcaactggtgcaccaggcaaacctgggcaaacgcccccctcgccacagctgaaagatgtttctctaatgtgagctgtggatcgaggaggacgcccaagttgcagaccctctctgagggggttagtgatatATATAGTACTGTTGTCTTGGAGTAAAATAAAACACCTAACtcggagtatttttttaaaataagataaaGAATTTTGAAAGTGGAAGGTATAAAAACCAGAATACATAAAAAGGAAAATTCTACATATGGATAAAAGTCACTTTGACAGGACATTAGCAGCTACATATATGTTTCCTATGTAACAAATCATCTTCAAGTGAAAAACAGATCAGGCGTACCGTGGAGTCTAGATCAGAGGATTGTTTATCAATCATGGCACCTTTCAggtatgtgaacttcaactcccagaattctctatccCGTTGGCCATTGTTGAGAAATCCAGAATTTGAAAGACAGCTGGGGATTGCCAAGATTACAAGTAgttgataataattaataataataatttattggatttgtatgccaccctttccgcaaactcggggcggctaacaacaatgataaaaacagcatgtgacaatccaataataaaacaactaaaaacccttattataaaaccaaccatacacacagacataccatgcataacttgtaatggcctagggggaaggaatatctcaactcccccatgcctggcggtataaatgagtcttgaatagtttacgaaagacagggagggtgggggcaattctaatctccggggggagttggttccagagggccggggccgccacagagaaggctcttcccctggggcccgccaaacgacatttagtcgacgggacccggagaaggccaactctgtgggacctaatcggtcgctgggatttgtgcggtagcaggcggttccggaggtagtctggtccaaacccatgtagggctttaaaggtcatgaccaacactttgaattgtgaccggaaactgatcggcagccaatgcaaggtagccccatgtagagagcgttgcagtaatcgaacctcgaggtgataagggcatgagtgactgtgagcagtgactccctgtccaaatagggccgcaactggtgcaccaggcgaacctgggcaaagatcCATTCTAACATTTATATATTATGATTTGGAAATTGTTGCATTTGAGAAACATTGAACCAAGAGAATACACAAatacccttttttttaaaaaaaatccagtacTGGAAATCTCATTCAAATTAAGAACATTGCCCTAACCGTAGCCTCAGAACCCCCATTGAGAAAGGAGGATTAGTTACGCAAAGCTTGAAAGTATTTGTATTGTCATTATTGTCTTAATCACTGCACAACTACAATCGTGTTTTCTTTTTGTTCCTGGTTTATTAgaaattttataataaaaatataaaatatgatacaATTGTTCCCAATACACGTTTGTGTCATCCTTCATTCACTCTTGTTCTTGCAAACTCTGACAACAGTATAACATTTTGAAATGTTCCTATTGGTaaacataaaaatattaaataataaaacatatgaGAAAACATGTTTTACAAGattaaaaaatacaagaaaatgtTAACAAAAGTCAAAGCCGTAGTTGGCTGTATATATTTTGGAACTCTTAAAATGGTATTAATTCTAAATAGTAAGTAAtggaaattaattaaatattaattcaaCAAGAACGCCAATTTATTATGTATTGTGTTGTATTATATTTCTTGTTGcgctacttttttaaaaactcaagtcTGTGGTCCAAAATTATATTCTGTAGGTTTGAGTTAGTGGCATAGAATATCACAATATGTCAAATGCACACACAAACAGAAAATTttattccatccttccaaagacaTTACAGTTGATAACTGGAGGTAATAAAATGCTATGCAGACTTATTATTTGATTCTGCAGGTCTCTTGCGATCTAGCAAAGGAGGTGTGATCTCGCATGACTTTATGCTtaagtattgttgtggttagctctggccctgctcctgccc
This DNA window, taken from Erythrolamprus reginae isolate rEryReg1 chromosome 7, rEryReg1.hap1, whole genome shotgun sequence, encodes the following:
- the LAMTOR3 gene encoding ragulator complex protein LAMTOR3, translated to MADDLKRFLYKKLPSVEGLHAIVVSDRDGVPVIKVANDNAPEHALRPGFLSTFALATDQGSKLGLSKNKSIICYYNTYQVVQFNKLPLVVSFIASSNANTGLIVSLEKELSPLFEELCQVVEVS